The following nucleotide sequence is from Methylocella sp..
GGCCATCCAATTCCTTGCTCAATCCGGCGATTTTCAGCTGATATTCGTCCTGCGTCTTCAAACCGCGCTCGCCGTTCATGGCGTGCCAAACGAAATAGCCGCCAGCCGCGCCCGAGACGCAGTAGAGACAAAGAGGAAACAGAATTGCACGCGCGCGCCTACGAATGACCATCCGGCGATGGTCGCCGATCGAGGTTAGCAATGAATTAAAGCAGAGCTTCAGTGCGCGAGGCGCCAAGCTCCGAAAGCGAGACTGAGCAAAGTCAGAGGCAGCCCAACCTTCAAATAGGCAAAGAAGGAAATCGCCACGCCAGCCCGCCTCGCCCGTTCAGCCACGATAAGATTGGCGATGGACCCAAGCAGGGTGAGATTTCCGGCGAGCGTCGAGCTCATGGCGACGACCAACCAAGCTTGGGTCGAATCCGACAAGCCGTTAACCAAGGGTTGCAGGACCAAGACGGCTGGAACGTTACTGACGAGATTTGACAGAACGCCGGTCACGCCGGCGAGGATCCAGGCATTGTCCAGATGCAGCCGCCCTACCGCCGCCATCGCTTCCGGCGTCAAAATGGCTTTTTCCGCTTCGGCGACGACAATGAATAGGCCGGCGAACATCAGCAGGAGGCCGCCGTCAATTCCGGCGTAGATTTTTTGCGGCTTGATCGTACGCGACGCAAGGAGCAGCGAGCCCCCAATAATTGCCGCCTCGGCGACCGGAACGCCGGCGAAAAAGCCAACGACGACGCCAACGGCCACTAGGGCGGATTTGCCGATCTGCCAAGGATGGACGCGTGGCCGCGGCATCCCGACATTGGCTTCAAAGGCCCTCGAGAACTCTCCGCGATGCGCAAGCGCAATGAGGCAAAATGCCAGCGCAAGGGCGACGGCGGCCGTCGGCGCGAGCTGCATCGCAAATTGCGCATAGGGGATATGCGACGCAACGCCGATGATCATATTCTGCGGGTTGCCGGTAAAGGTGGCGACGCTGCCCGCATTCGACGCCATTGCGACGGCAAGCAGATAAGGGACGGGGTCGCGCCGCAAGATGCGCGTGACCTCAATGACGAGCGGCGCCATCACGAGGCATATCGCATCATTGACGAGGAAGGCGGAGAAAAAGCCGGTTACGGCGATGATCGCCGCCAGCAATGCCAGCGGCCCGCGCGCGCGCTTGATGGCGAACCTGCCGGCAAGCTCGAAGAAACCCGAGACGCGCAGATGAGCGACAATAATCATCATACCCAAAAGCAGAGTGATCGTGTCGAGATTGACCGACTTCAGCGCATCTTCGAAGCTAAGCGGCCCGACTGCGACCATGAGGGCGGCGCCGATGAGCGCAATCCCCGCCCGGTCGGTCCGCAGCAACGGCGCCCGCCCGGCGGCGATGCCCGCTAAAGTCGCCAGGAAGCTCGCGATGGTCGCGATCATCCGCCAATCGAGCGGCATAAAATTCACCGCGCCGGCGCCACGGCTTTGCCGGCCTGGCGCCGATCGAGATCGAGCGTTTCAGACATCCCCCGAAGATAGAGGAGAAATCCGCAGGCCGCCACAGCTCACGGGACAAGTACCGGCAACAGGATGGCGCGCTTTTTCACTCGGCCGGCAACGGCGCCTGTTCGCGCGAGGGGACGACCGCTTTCGCGGCGTGAGGCAGCCGCCATCCCTTGACGATCGCGAAGATCGCCGGAATGACGAGCAGGGTGAGGAGGGTGGACGATATCATCCCCCCGGCCATAGGAACGGCGATGCGCCGCATGACTTCGGAGCCCGTACCCGTGCTCCAGAGGATCGGCAGCAGTCCGGCCATGATCGCCACGACGGTCATCATTTTCGGCCGCACGCGCTCGACGGCGCCTTCCATGATCGCAGCCTGAAGATCGGCGCGGGTGAGCGCCGCGCCTTGCAGCAGCCGTTGTTGCCGGATTTCGCTCAGCGCATGGTCGAGGTAGATCAGCATCACCACGCCTGTTTCCGCCGCCACGCCCGCCAGCGCGATGAACCCGACCGCGACCGCGACGCTAAAGTTGTAGTCCAGCCACCACATCAGCCAGATGCCGCCAACGAGCGCGAAGGGCACGGAGAGCATCACGATCAGCGTCTCGGCAATGCGTCCGAAGTTGAGGTAGAGCAGAACCAGGATGACGACGAGCGTCGCCGGGATCACAACTCGCAGCTTGGCCGCGGCGCGCTGCAGATATTCGAACTGGCCGCTCCATTCGACATGATAACCGGGCGGCATTTTAACCTGCGACGCCACCTTTCGAGACGCCTCAGAGACGTATCCGCCGAGATCGCGGCCTTGCAAATCCACGTAGATGTAGGCCACGGGCTGGGCGTTCTCGGTGCGGATGCTGGGAGGACCCATGGTGACCCGCACCTTGGCGATCTGACCCAACGGAATCATCGCGCCGCTCTTCGTGGGCACGAGCACCTGGTTCGCGATCGCCTCTGGATCGTCGCGGAGCGCGCGCGGATAGCGAACATTCACGCCATAACGCTCGCGTCCTTCAACTGTGGTCGTCACCGTCTCGCCGCCGAGCGCCGCGGCGACCACCTTCTGTATGTCATCCACCGATAGGCCGTAGCGCGCGGCGCCTTCGCGGTTCGGCTCGATCTCCACATAGTGGCCGCCTTGCTGCTTTTCGGCGAAAGCGCTCGTCGTGCCCGGCACGGCGTGAACCACCTGCACGATTTCGGCCGCAAGCCGGTCCAACTCACGCAAGTCCGGGCCAAACACCTTCACCCCGACTGGCGTGCGGATGCCGGTGGACAGCATATCGATGCGGGCCTTGATCGGCATGGTCCAGGCGTTGCTGACGCCGGGAAGCTGCAAGGCCGCATTCATCTGGGCGATGAGTTTGTCAATCGTCATTCCGGCCGGCCACTCGCTCTCGGGCTTGAGGTTGACGATTGTCTCGCTCATCTCGACCGGCGCCGGGTCGGTCGCGGTCATCGCGCGACCGGCTTTGCCGAACACCGATGCGACTTCCGGGAACGATTTGATGATGCGATCCTGCGTTTGCAGGAGCTCCGCCGCCTTCGTCACCGAGAGCCCCGGCAGCGTCACCGGCATGAACATCAACGTGCCTTCGTTGAGACTCGGCATGAACTCGCTGCCGAGCTGCGAAGCCGGCTGGACCGTGACCGCGAGCACGGCGATGGCGGCGATCACGGTGAGGACTGGAACGCGGAGCACGAGGCGGATCACCGGGCGATAGATCCAGATCAGCGCCCGATTAATGGGGTTCTTCGCCTCGGGGATGATGCGGCCGCGCACGAAGTAGAGCATCAGCACAGGCACCAAGGTGATCGACAGGATGGCGCCGCCCGCCATCGCGAACGTCTTGGTATAGGCGAGCGGTTTGAACAGCCGGCCTTCCTGATCCTCGAGCGCAAAGACCGGCAGGAAGGCGGCGACGATCACCAGCAGGCTAAAAAACAGCGAGGGGCCGACCTCCTTCGCCGCGGCGATCAGAGCCGGGCCGCGCGGCTCGCCGGGCTTCAGCCGCTCCACATGCTTGTGGGCGTTCTCGATCATCACGATCGCGGCGTCCACCATGGCGCCGAGCGCAATTGCGATGCCGCCAAGGCTCATGATGTTGGAGCCGATGCCGAGCGCATGCATGCCCGTGAAGGCGATGAGGATGC
It contains:
- a CDS encoding septum formation initiator family protein, with protein sequence MAPRALKLCFNSLLTSIGDHRRMVIRRRARAILFPLCLYCVSGAAGGYFVWHAMNGERGLKTQDEYQLKIAGLSKELDGLKADRALWQHRIELMRGAVLDRDLLDEQARSLLGRADKNDLIVFLPKTAQ
- a CDS encoding efflux RND transporter permease subunit codes for the protein MIGRLIELCARNKMLVLLATLILVGVGVWSVANTPLDALPDLSDTQVIVYTEYPGQAPQVVEDQVTYPLTTALLAVPHAKVVRGFSDFGLSFVYVVFDDGTDLYWARSRVLEYLNFAAKRLPEGVTPALGPDASGVGWVYEYVVLGAQRTLAELRSIEDWIVRYQLVTAKGVAEVASVGGFEKQYQVVVDPRKLQAYGVSLDGVSDAVRASNRDVGGRTIEMSETEYMIRGRGYLRGLQDLENVVLKADPNGSGAPVMLKDVARIQIGPDERRGIAEMDGTGEVVGGIALKRDGADALTTIDNIKSKLDELKPGLPEGVSIQPVYDRSQLIDGAIHTLKHTLVEESLIVAAVCVIFLLHFRSALVAILTLPIGILIAFTGMHALGIGSNIMSLGGIAIALGAMVDAAIVMIENAHKHVERLKPGEPRGPALIAAAKEVGPSLFFSLLVIVAAFLPVFALEDQEGRLFKPLAYTKTFAMAGGAILSITLVPVLMLYFVRGRIIPEAKNPINRALIWIYRPVIRLVLRVPVLTVIAAIAVLAVTVQPASQLGSEFMPSLNEGTLMFMPVTLPGLSVTKAAELLQTQDRIIKSFPEVASVFGKAGRAMTATDPAPVEMSETIVNLKPESEWPAGMTIDKLIAQMNAALQLPGVSNAWTMPIKARIDMLSTGIRTPVGVKVFGPDLRELDRLAAEIVQVVHAVPGTTSAFAEKQQGGHYVEIEPNREGAARYGLSVDDIQKVVAAALGGETVTTTVEGRERYGVNVRYPRALRDDPEAIANQVLVPTKSGAMIPLGQIAKVRVTMGPPSIRTENAQPVAYIYVDLQGRDLGGYVSEASRKVASQVKMPPGYHVEWSGQFEYLQRAAAKLRVVIPATLVVILVLLYLNFGRIAETLIVMLSVPFALVGGIWLMWWLDYNFSVAVAVGFIALAGVAAETGVVMLIYLDHALSEIRQQRLLQGAALTRADLQAAIMEGAVERVRPKMMTVVAIMAGLLPILWSTGTGSEVMRRIAVPMAGGMISSTLLTLLVIPAIFAIVKGWRLPHAAKAVVPSREQAPLPAE
- a CDS encoding anion transporter, encoding MPLDWRMIATIASFLATLAGIAAGRAPLLRTDRAGIALIGAALMVAVGPLSFEDALKSVNLDTITLLLGMMIIVAHLRVSGFFELAGRFAIKRARGPLALLAAIIAVTGFFSAFLVNDAICLVMAPLVIEVTRILRRDPVPYLLAVAMASNAGSVATFTGNPQNMIIGVASHIPYAQFAMQLAPTAAVALALAFCLIALAHRGEFSRAFEANVGMPRPRVHPWQIGKSALVAVGVVVGFFAGVPVAEAAIIGGSLLLASRTIKPQKIYAGIDGGLLLMFAGLFIVVAEAEKAILTPEAMAAVGRLHLDNAWILAGVTGVLSNLVSNVPAVLVLQPLVNGLSDSTQAWLVVAMSSTLAGNLTLLGSIANLIVAERARRAGVAISFFAYLKVGLPLTLLSLAFGAWRLAH